In Kaistella faecalis, a genomic segment contains:
- a CDS encoding ROK family protein, with protein MALIDLSKQVALGIDIGGTNTKYGFVNHRGEILEKGSIRTDEYERVEDFIDALYTTISPLMKKHCGQRQIDGIGVGAPNANYYTGTIEQAPNLRWKGIVPFAELMTKKFGLPCTMTNDANAAALGEMMFGAARGMKDFIMITLGTGVGSGIISGGSLIYGHDGFAGELGHTIVKPGGRKHWSTGSEGSLEAYASATGISITAKKMRAEFPDSMLNSYPEEEIDSKVVYECALKGDPTAIEVFRYTGQKLGEALANFVMFSSPEAILLFGGVIKAGDFILKPTKLHMERNLLPIFRNKVRLVFSELDEADAAILGASALVWEK; from the coding sequence ATGGCATTAATAGATTTGTCTAAACAGGTTGCATTAGGAATCGATATCGGTGGAACAAACACCAAATACGGTTTTGTAAATCACCGTGGCGAAATCCTTGAAAAAGGCAGTATCAGAACCGATGAATACGAAAGAGTAGAAGATTTTATCGATGCACTTTACACCACCATTTCACCGCTGATGAAAAAGCACTGTGGCCAGAGACAGATTGATGGCATTGGCGTGGGCGCACCCAATGCAAATTACTATACCGGAACCATTGAACAGGCACCTAACCTTCGCTGGAAAGGTATTGTTCCATTTGCAGAATTAATGACGAAAAAGTTCGGTCTTCCATGTACCATGACCAATGATGCCAATGCCGCAGCTTTAGGTGAAATGATGTTTGGGGCTGCCAGAGGGATGAAAGATTTTATCATGATTACTCTGGGAACCGGCGTTGGAAGCGGAATTATCTCCGGTGGAAGCTTAATTTACGGACACGACGGATTTGCGGGAGAGCTTGGCCATACCATTGTAAAACCCGGAGGAAGAAAACACTGGAGTACGGGTTCTGAAGGTTCTCTGGAAGCTTACGCATCTGCCACAGGAATTTCGATCACCGCTAAAAAAATGCGTGCAGAATTCCCCGATTCTATGCTGAACTCTTATCCTGAAGAGGAAATAGATTCTAAGGTGGTTTACGAATGCGCATTAAAAGGCGATCCTACCGCAATTGAAGTGTTTAGATATACCGGACAGAAATTAGGTGAAGCGTTGGCGAATTTCGTGATGTTTTCTTCACCCGAAGCCATCCTTCTTTTCGGTGGTGTGATTAAAGCAGGTGATTTCATTTTGAAACCTACAAAACTGCACATGGAGCGCAACCTATTACCGATTTTCAGAAACAAAGTCAGACTTGTTTTCAGTGAATTAGACGAGGCAGACGCGGCCATTCTTGGCGCAAGTGCATTGGTATGGGAAAAGTAA
- the msrA gene encoding peptide-methionine (S)-S-oxide reductase MsrA: MNKILVFLMGLMLTSCNGQETKKPLTKNVKMDKQNLEYITFGGGCFWCVESCFNMLKGVDAAISGYSGGHKVNPTYEEVCTGETGHAEVVQIAYDPKIISYEQLMDVFFFLHDPTQLNRQGNDIGTQYRSVIFYQDDAEKHKAESALKASETSGRWNGKYVTELAKFEKFWPAEQYHQGYYNNNPTQPYCSAVVGPKIAKFKKHYGELGMLEPETE; encoded by the coding sequence ATGAATAAGATTTTAGTATTTTTGATGGGTCTAATGTTGACCTCTTGCAATGGTCAGGAGACGAAGAAACCTTTAACAAAAAATGTAAAAATGGATAAACAGAATTTAGAATATATCACCTTCGGTGGCGGCTGTTTTTGGTGCGTAGAAAGTTGTTTCAATATGCTGAAAGGGGTGGATGCAGCAATTTCAGGATACTCTGGCGGACATAAAGTCAACCCAACTTATGAAGAGGTTTGCACAGGAGAAACCGGTCATGCGGAAGTAGTACAGATTGCCTACGACCCGAAAATTATTTCTTACGAACAGCTGATGGATGTTTTCTTTTTCCTGCACGATCCCACACAATTGAACAGACAGGGAAATGATATCGGAACGCAGTACCGTTCAGTAATTTTCTATCAAGACGATGCAGAAAAACATAAAGCAGAATCCGCGTTAAAAGCATCAGAAACTTCCGGAAGATGGAACGGAAAATATGTGACAGAACTGGCGAAATTCGAAAAATTCTGGCCAGCAGAACAGTACCATCAGGGGTATTACAACAATAATCCAACCCAACCTTACTGCAGTGCGGTAGTAGGACCTAAAATAGCGAAGTTCAAAAAGCATTACGGCGAACTTGGCATGCTGGAACCGGAGACCGAATAA
- a CDS encoding S46 family peptidase, translating to MKRIFLLLTFMLSFVQLRADEGMWLMTMIKRLNGVDLKKQGLKLTPEEIYSVNNSSLKDAIVQFGGGCTAEMVSKEGLLFTNHHCGYGNIAALSTPEKDHLTNGFWAMKKSEELPAKGLSVRFLVRMDDVTKRINAKLNNSMSADERKAVIDAEYKAVQAENSENGKYSVVVRDFFNGNEFYYFVYQDFKDVRLVGTPPNSLGKFGGDTDNWEWPRHTADFSVFRVYADSNGNPAEYSPNNVPMKPKHALPISLKGYKPGDFAMIVGFPGRTNRYLTSFGIEQMVNKDYPAWVEASKVAMDVMKKHMDADQATKLDYASQYASVANYWKNRQGTIDAVNKNGTIADKKELEAKYMTWALLPENQAMYSGVLTDIKANYAQFSNRNVERNYSSQLQRNAKYIPVAYQLGSLLKTYADQDANGRAAMKTKVTDAIDRMYDGFNVKLEGEMLNSMVNLYQQRVSKGDSSPTLLAADAKNLSTMAYSSIFATKESVMNFVENPDRLKIDADPLLKLANGFVEDQKLGAEKYAKVDEAFAKNSRIFLDGLRKSQPEKAFYPDANSTMRLTTGSISTLPVRSDRNYAGIKAKNNYYTEINGMVAKYKKGDEEFDLPQDFLDLVKRKDFGQYADKKGFMPVNFLSNNDITGGNSGSPILDGQGNLLGLAFDGNSEALSGDIIFDEKLQKTINVDVRMVLWIIEKYGKAGHLISEMTLVK from the coding sequence ATGAAAAGAATATTTTTACTGCTCACATTCATGCTGAGCTTTGTACAGTTGAGAGCCGATGAAGGGATGTGGCTGATGACGATGATTAAAAGACTTAATGGAGTTGATCTTAAAAAACAAGGTCTGAAACTTACACCGGAAGAAATTTATTCCGTGAACAACTCCAGCCTGAAAGACGCAATTGTGCAGTTTGGTGGTGGGTGTACCGCAGAGATGGTATCTAAAGAAGGTTTGTTATTTACCAATCACCATTGCGGATATGGAAATATCGCAGCACTTTCCACACCTGAAAAGGATCATCTGACTAACGGATTCTGGGCAATGAAAAAAAGCGAGGAACTTCCTGCGAAAGGCCTTTCTGTTAGGTTTTTAGTAAGAATGGATGACGTTACCAAACGCATCAACGCTAAACTAAATAATAGCATGTCTGCAGACGAGAGAAAAGCAGTAATCGATGCTGAATATAAAGCAGTACAAGCCGAAAATTCTGAAAACGGAAAATACAGTGTTGTAGTAAGAGATTTCTTTAACGGAAATGAATTCTATTATTTTGTATATCAGGATTTTAAAGATGTAAGATTGGTAGGTACGCCTCCAAACTCCCTGGGTAAATTTGGTGGCGATACCGATAACTGGGAGTGGCCAAGACATACTGCAGATTTTTCTGTGTTCAGAGTGTATGCTGATTCTAACGGAAACCCGGCAGAATACTCTCCGAACAACGTTCCGATGAAGCCTAAACATGCGCTTCCTATTTCGCTTAAAGGATACAAACCTGGCGATTTTGCGATGATTGTTGGCTTTCCTGGAAGAACTAACAGATACCTGACTTCTTTCGGGATCGAACAAATGGTGAATAAAGACTATCCGGCTTGGGTAGAAGCCTCTAAAGTAGCAATGGATGTAATGAAGAAACATATGGATGCTGATCAGGCAACCAAATTAGATTATGCTTCTCAGTACGCATCTGTGGCAAACTACTGGAAAAACAGACAGGGAACTATCGATGCTGTGAATAAAAATGGAACCATCGCTGACAAAAAAGAGTTAGAAGCAAAATACATGACCTGGGCACTTCTTCCAGAAAACCAAGCAATGTATTCAGGCGTTTTAACAGATATTAAAGCAAATTATGCACAGTTTTCTAACAGAAACGTTGAGAGAAACTATTCTTCTCAACTTCAGAGAAATGCCAAATATATTCCGGTAGCATATCAGCTGGGTTCACTATTGAAAACTTATGCAGATCAGGATGCCAATGGTAGAGCAGCAATGAAAACTAAGGTTACAGATGCTATCGACAGAATGTATGACGGATTTAATGTTAAACTGGAAGGAGAAATGCTTAATTCCATGGTAAATCTTTACCAACAGAGAGTAAGCAAAGGCGACTCTTCACCCACCCTATTGGCTGCAGATGCTAAAAATCTTTCAACGATGGCATACTCATCAATTTTCGCAACGAAAGAGTCGGTAATGAATTTTGTTGAAAATCCGGACCGTCTTAAAATTGATGCAGATCCATTGCTTAAGCTGGCTAACGGATTTGTTGAAGATCAGAAATTGGGTGCAGAAAAGTATGCTAAAGTTGACGAAGCATTCGCTAAAAACAGCAGAATCTTCTTAGATGGTTTAAGAAAATCACAACCGGAAAAAGCATTCTACCCGGATGCGAACTCTACGATGAGACTTACAACCGGTTCTATTTCTACCTTACCTGTAAGAAGCGACCGTAATTACGCAGGAATCAAAGCGAAAAACAATTATTACACAGAGATTAACGGAATGGTAGCCAAATACAAAAAAGGCGACGAAGAATTTGATCTTCCACAGGATTTCCTTGATTTGGTGAAAAGAAAAGACTTTGGCCAGTACGCTGACAAGAAAGGCTTTATGCCGGTAAACTTCCTCTCTAATAACGATATTACCGGTGGTAATTCAGGTTCACCGATTTTAGACGGACAAGGCAACCTTCTTGGTCTTGCATTCGACGGTAACAGTGAAGCACTGAGCGGTGACATCATCTTTGATGAGAAACTTCAAAAGACCATCAATGTTGACGTAAGAATGGTTCTTTGGATCATCGAAAAGTACGGTAAAGCAGGTCACCTAATCAGTGAAATGACTTTAGTAAAATAA
- a CDS encoding T9SS type A sorting domain-containing protein, translating to MKKLLLTGFVLAAMVSQAQSWVPQGTKFPANFGVDEIDIVDANTVWIFAYDGSGAGTYPKIVSRTTNGGTTWTASNITGPGSNALVSDLSAVDGNTAWVVTAPFAAGTNANRIWKTTNGGTSWTQQTVGYTSGSFANHVYFWDANNGWTSGDPLNGKFEMFKTSNGGTTWTAVAGAPTPDNGDDFTYVGLKEVVGDNIWIGTSIGRILRSTDRGNTWTGSYSPVLDFGGVITSGSSGSYAFKDANNGLLLAVDGADSPATTTAGLYASDDGGATWDLLTPNGTWFFGDIAYVPGTANTYVSTGISSNAPQGVGSSYTTDGGLNWTIIDNIPGIDGGQRGKVSFLNPTTGWAGFFSDGPTGSEGIFKFSGNLALGVSDNTVKSNLKVYPNPATDIVNVSSNKKIENITVIDMTGKKVQSFKAGNQINVSSLPKGTYILQVYYGEGAVENTKLIKK from the coding sequence ATGAAAAAACTTTTACTTACTGGCTTTGTACTAGCCGCCATGGTGTCTCAGGCTCAGTCTTGGGTGCCGCAAGGGACAAAATTCCCCGCTAATTTCGGGGTAGACGAGATCGATATTGTTGACGCCAACACTGTTTGGATTTTTGCTTACGATGGATCGGGAGCGGGGACTTATCCTAAAATTGTTTCACGTACCACTAATGGCGGAACTACCTGGACTGCTTCTAATATTACAGGGCCTGGATCAAATGCATTAGTTTCTGATTTATCAGCGGTTGATGGCAACACTGCCTGGGTGGTTACAGCTCCTTTTGCTGCAGGTACCAATGCCAACAGAATCTGGAAAACTACAAATGGTGGGACAAGCTGGACTCAACAAACTGTTGGATATACTTCAGGCTCCTTTGCCAACCATGTATATTTCTGGGATGCCAATAACGGCTGGACGAGTGGTGATCCGCTTAACGGAAAATTTGAAATGTTCAAAACTTCTAACGGAGGAACAACGTGGACTGCAGTTGCTGGTGCACCAACCCCGGACAATGGGGATGATTTTACTTATGTAGGCCTTAAGGAAGTTGTAGGAGACAATATTTGGATAGGAACAAGTATTGGCCGTATTTTACGTTCTACAGACAGAGGAAATACCTGGACAGGAAGTTATAGTCCGGTACTTGATTTTGGAGGTGTAATAACTTCCGGATCATCTGGCTCCTATGCTTTCAAAGATGCTAATAATGGCTTGCTGCTGGCTGTTGACGGAGCAGACTCACCTGCTACTACTACGGCAGGACTATATGCTTCAGATGATGGAGGCGCGACCTGGGATCTTTTGACTCCAAACGGAACCTGGTTTTTTGGAGATATAGCCTATGTGCCTGGAACAGCAAATACCTACGTAAGTACCGGGATTAGTTCGAATGCACCACAAGGTGTTGGTTCTTCCTATACTACAGATGGCGGTTTAAACTGGACAATCATTGATAATATTCCAGGAATTGACGGCGGACAGAGAGGTAAAGTATCATTCTTAAATCCTACTACCGGTTGGGCAGGTTTCTTTTCAGATGGACCTACTGGAAGTGAGGGAATCTTTAAGTTCAGCGGTAATTTAGCACTTGGAGTTTCTGATAACACAGTAAAATCTAACCTGAAAGTTTATCCTAACCCTGCTACCGATATCGTTAATGTTTCTTCCAACAAGAAAATCGAGAACATTACCGTAATTGATATGACAGGTAAGAAAGTTCAGTCTTTCAAAGCGGGTAACCAGATCAATGTCTCTTCTTTACCAAAAGGAACTTACATTCTTCAGGTATATTACGGCGAAGGTGCTGTAGAAAACACGAAGCTTATCAAAAAATAA
- a CDS encoding GNAT family N-acetyltransferase encodes MKELIWKIKTFDELSTKELYDVLKIRQEVFIVEQTCYYLDADGYDEMAVHIWAEREGNVLAYCRIFDLGIKYAEASIGRVLTHPDHRKLRLGKILVKLALGTIESRFRTNEVRISAQDYLLAFYSEFGFVDTGKKYLEDDIPHTEMLKSHQLI; translated from the coding sequence ATGAAAGAATTGATCTGGAAAATTAAAACCTTTGATGAACTTTCCACAAAAGAATTATATGACGTTCTTAAAATCCGTCAGGAAGTATTTATTGTAGAGCAAACCTGCTATTATCTGGATGCAGATGGATACGACGAGATGGCGGTTCACATTTGGGCTGAAAGAGAAGGAAATGTATTGGCGTATTGTCGAATTTTTGATCTCGGAATAAAATATGCGGAAGCCTCCATCGGCAGAGTGCTTACTCATCCTGACCACCGGAAATTAAGATTAGGCAAAATATTAGTAAAGTTGGCGCTCGGTACAATTGAGTCCCGCTTCAGAACCAATGAAGTTAGGATTTCGGCGCAGGATTATCTCTTGGCTTTCTATTCGGAATTTGGATTTGTTGATACAGGAAAAAAATATCTCGAAGATGATATTCCACATACCGAAATGTTAAAGTCTCATCAGCTTATTTGA
- the yihA gene encoding ribosome biogenesis GTP-binding protein YihA/YsxC encodes MVIKTAEFVKSSGRWQDCPEANLPEYAFIGRSNVGKSSLINAMLNHKDLAKTSQTPGKTQLINHFVINESWYLTDLPGYGYARVSKSMRKDFEKLITNYILNRKNLVNLFVLVDARHTPQKIDIEFIEWCGENGVPFSIVFTKADKVKPNTVITNVGNYKNELLKTWEDLPEIYVTSAEKKEGGDAILKFISDTNTFLTNNKVNFQ; translated from the coding sequence ATGGTTATCAAGACAGCAGAGTTTGTAAAGAGTAGTGGGAGATGGCAGGATTGCCCGGAGGCTAACTTGCCGGAGTATGCATTCATCGGCAGGTCGAATGTGGGAAAATCATCGCTGATCAATGCGATGCTGAATCATAAAGATCTTGCTAAAACGTCTCAAACTCCGGGAAAAACACAGCTAATTAATCATTTCGTCATCAATGAATCCTGGTATCTTACGGATTTGCCCGGTTACGGCTATGCCCGAGTATCAAAAAGTATGAGAAAGGATTTTGAAAAACTGATTACCAACTATATATTGAACCGGAAAAATCTGGTTAATCTCTTTGTGCTTGTAGACGCAAGGCATACCCCGCAAAAAATCGATATTGAGTTTATAGAATGGTGTGGCGAAAATGGAGTGCCGTTTTCAATTGTTTTTACAAAGGCAGACAAAGTAAAACCCAATACAGTTATTACTAACGTAGGAAACTATAAAAACGAACTTCTTAAAACCTGGGAAGACCTGCCCGAAATTTATGTTACTTCTGCTGAAAAGAAGGAGGGAGGCGATGCGATTCTTAAATTCATTTCTGATACCAATACTTTTTTAACTAATAATAAAGTCAATTTTCAGTAA
- a CDS encoding alpha/beta fold hydrolase, translating into MRFITKKEKKYSFIEAGEGHPLILLHGLMGGLSNFDKTVKFFSERGYKVFVPVLPIYELPVLHTNLTTIAKYVAKFIEEKADQPVTVVGNSMGGHIGLILTLARPELVANLVLTGSSGLYERTFGDSFPRKSDKEYIRKKTQEVFYDPSVATDELVDEVFSVVNDRMKGIKTVMLARSAIKHNMLHDLPKITKPVCLIWGKEDNVTPPEVAVDMNKFLPNSDLFWIENCGHAAMMEKPDEFNEILYSWLQKLEK; encoded by the coding sequence ATGAGATTTATTACGAAAAAAGAAAAAAAATACTCTTTCATTGAAGCTGGAGAAGGGCATCCGTTGATTCTATTACACGGACTAATGGGAGGATTAAGCAATTTTGACAAAACGGTAAAATTTTTTTCAGAAAGAGGGTATAAGGTTTTTGTACCTGTACTGCCTATTTATGAATTGCCTGTTTTACACACCAATCTTACTACGATCGCGAAATATGTAGCGAAATTTATTGAAGAAAAAGCAGATCAGCCTGTAACTGTTGTAGGGAATTCAATGGGTGGGCATATTGGCCTGATCCTCACTCTTGCCAGGCCGGAACTTGTTGCGAACTTGGTTCTTACAGGAAGTTCAGGATTATACGAAAGAACTTTTGGTGACAGTTTTCCGCGTAAATCCGATAAAGAATACATCAGAAAAAAAACCCAGGAAGTGTTTTACGATCCAAGCGTCGCTACAGACGAGTTGGTAGATGAGGTTTTTTCGGTCGTTAACGACAGAATGAAGGGTATTAAAACGGTTATGCTTGCAAGAAGTGCTATTAAACATAATATGTTGCACGATTTGCCGAAAATTACAAAGCCGGTATGTCTCATCTGGGGGAAAGAAGATAATGTTACGCCACCGGAAGTTGCGGTAGATATGAATAAATTCCTGCCTAATTCAGATTTGTTCTGGATTGAAAATTGTGGACATGCCGCGATGATGGAAAAGCCCGATGAATTCAATGAAATTCTGTACAGTTGGCTGCAAAAATTAGAAAAATAA
- the mraZ gene encoding division/cell wall cluster transcriptional repressor MraZ encodes MKNFIGTYECKIDDKGRIKLPSSLVKQMENFGGDSFVVKRSVFQSCLEVYPMTGWEKLMEKINKLNRFQKKNADFIRQFTAGLKTVEPDNAGRLQISKDLTFFANLKKEIVITSAGALFEIWDKEAYESVIATSEEDFAKLAEEVMGDINFDDEE; translated from the coding sequence ATGAAGAATTTCATCGGTACATACGAATGCAAAATCGACGACAAAGGTCGCATAAAACTTCCTTCATCACTGGTAAAACAGATGGAGAATTTTGGCGGTGACTCTTTTGTGGTAAAGCGTTCCGTTTTCCAGTCGTGTTTGGAAGTTTATCCAATGACGGGATGGGAAAAACTGATGGAAAAAATTAATAAACTGAATCGTTTCCAAAAGAAAAATGCAGACTTTATCAGGCAGTTTACCGCAGGATTGAAAACGGTGGAACCCGATAACGCTGGCAGACTCCAGATTTCTAAGGACTTAACATTCTTCGCAAATCTGAAAAAAGAAATCGTCATCACAAGCGCCGGAGCACTGTTCGAGATTTGGGACAAAGAGGCGTACGAATCGGTAATAGCTACTTCAGAAGAAGATTTTGCCAAACTTGCAGAAGAAGTGATGGGCGACATCAATTTTGATGATGAAGAATAA
- the rsmH gene encoding 16S rRNA (cytosine(1402)-N(4))-methyltransferase RsmH — MYHNPVLLKKSVDDLVTNPDGIYVDVTFGGGGHSREILKRLSSKGRLYSFDQDLDALKNTIEDERFTLINQNFRFLENSLMAYGISKVDGILADLGVSSHQFDAAERGFSTRSNAPLDMRMNVMQGLDAKKIINEYEEEQLAGIFYYYGELRESRKLAREIVHHRKIKPIETTEDLKKLFSYIPAFKQNKFFAQVFQAVRIEVNQELEVLKEMLMQSYNILKSDGRLVVISYHSLEDRLVKRFLKNGMFEGEPARDIYGNYSKAFNLLQSKAIVPDQAEIEENSRARSAKMRVGIKI, encoded by the coding sequence ATGTATCACAATCCGGTTTTGTTGAAGAAAAGTGTTGATGATTTGGTAACAAATCCTGACGGGATTTATGTGGATGTAACTTTCGGCGGCGGCGGACATTCCAGAGAAATCCTGAAAAGACTTTCATCCAAAGGCAGACTTTACAGCTTTGACCAGGATTTGGATGCTCTTAAAAATACCATTGAAGACGAAAGATTCACGCTCATCAACCAGAATTTCAGGTTTCTGGAAAACTCGCTGATGGCTTATGGAATCAGCAAAGTTGATGGAATCTTAGCAGATCTGGGTGTTTCTTCTCACCAGTTTGATGCAGCCGAGCGCGGTTTTTCAACACGCAGCAACGCTCCGCTTGACATGAGAATGAATGTGATGCAGGGCTTAGACGCAAAAAAAATCATCAACGAATACGAAGAAGAACAGCTCGCAGGTATTTTTTACTATTACGGCGAATTACGCGAATCCAGAAAACTGGCCCGCGAAATTGTTCATCACCGAAAAATTAAACCTATTGAAACCACGGAGGATCTCAAGAAGTTGTTCAGTTACATTCCGGCATTTAAACAGAACAAATTTTTCGCGCAGGTTTTTCAGGCAGTTAGAATCGAAGTGAATCAGGAACTCGAAGTACTGAAGGAAATGCTGATGCAGTCGTATAATATTTTGAAATCCGACGGCAGACTAGTTGTGATTTCCTATCATTCACTGGAAGACCGCCTGGTAAAACGCTTCCTCAAAAACGGAATGTTCGAAGGAGAACCGGCACGAGATATTTATGGGAATTATTCGAAGGCATTCAATCTCCTTCAAAGCAAGGCAATCGTACCGGATCAGGCTGAAATAGAAGAAAATTCCCGTGCAAGAAGTGCAAAAATGCGTGTGGGAATAAAAATATAA
- a CDS encoding FtsL-like putative cell division protein yields MAKKQTYRPQKKLTFIDIIKGNFLNRDEVKIHYKYFMLVFLLLMIMIYSNHQVSKKIELVNELKEQTEEYKSRNAYAQSRLIKVKLESELGKEMVEDSLLSLENHPHKLLIKLDSTDGSTK; encoded by the coding sequence ATGGCTAAAAAACAAACATATCGCCCTCAGAAAAAATTAACCTTTATTGATATAATTAAAGGGAATTTCCTGAACCGTGATGAAGTAAAAATTCATTACAAGTATTTTATGCTTGTTTTTTTGTTGCTGATGATTATGATTTACAGCAACCACCAGGTCAGTAAAAAGATAGAACTGGTAAATGAACTGAAAGAACAAACCGAGGAATATAAATCCCGGAACGCATATGCCCAAAGTCGTTTAATCAAAGTAAAACTTGAATCGGAACTGGGTAAAGAAATGGTGGAAGACTCCCTTTTATCACTGGAAAACCACCCACACAAATTATTGATAAAACTGGACAGTACAGATGGCAGTACTAAATGA